GTATTGGAATTAAAACAAGGAGAGCTGCTTTTAAATAACGAAGTGCAGGTTACCATTAGGTATAAAAATTTAGAGAAGAAATTTGATGCCGGAACATTGCGAAAAATTGTAATAGAATAAAATAATAAAGATGAAAAATAACATACTATTCAAAATTCGATCAATAAAAACATTTAGCACAATTTTCTGTTTGATTGCAGTAGGTTTTTGTGCTTACGGACAGCAACAACCACCATTACTTACTAGTGATGGTTCTAGCTTTAATGCGCAGTCCTATTTTCCAAAATTTAGCTGGGAAACGACCCCAATGTACTATCATTTTGGTGATATTGACCGTGTTTTAGAACCTGAAGAAGTCAAGTTTATTTCAGATAGAACCGATTTTATCTGTATGGAGAAATCACATGCGTTTCATGCGCTAGGTGATGCTGTGTTAGGCACCAAACATGAAGTAGAAGCATTTCATAAAATAAAACCGGATACCAAGGTTCTTTACTATTATAATTCTTACGTGGCATGGCCTTTTACCAGGTTTAATAAGAACCTTACTCCTGAGGGGATTGTAAAGGATAAAGAATTAGCCAAATTCTTATTTATCAACCCAAAAACGGGGAAACTATTGGAAAAATCAAATAGTATAGGATTTTCATACTATTTTGATGCTATGAATCCGGAGTTTCGTGAATGGTGGGTGCAATCGGCTGTTGAAGGTATTAAAATTTCAGGTGCAGATGGTATTTTCATTGACCGTATGAATGTGGACGTGAATGCAAATTATCCTGTGGATGATTTAACTGCATTAGCTGAAGCCAAAGGTAAAATGATGGCAGCTCTTAGAGAACAAATGGGACCGGATAAAATATTGGTAGGCAACAATGCGGCCACTACAAAAGAGGTTTTTCCATATTGTGATGCCTTTATGTTTGAGCATTATAATGCCTCTGTTACGAATAAGGAAAATCTACTGAAAGAATGGGGCGTTATGGAACGTGTTGCCAAGGCTGGGAAAATTTCAATTTATCGTTTCGGTGCCAAAGGAAAAGGGAAAAATGATATTACCCTTGGAGCCACAAAAACAATTGGTATAGAACAAAGGTCTCATAATCAATTAGAATTTCACCAAGCTTGCTTTCTTATTGGCGCTCAGCCAAATTCGTATTTTCAATGGAATTGGGGTTGGAATCTGGAAGATGGTAACCTGGTAGATTACCCCGCATTACAAAAACCACTAGGAGCACCTAAAGGTTCTTTTAAACGTGTAAACCCAGAAGGGTGGGAGTTTACCCGTGAATTCGAACATGCAAGTGTATGGGTAGATACGGAGGCAAGGAAGGCAAAAATTACCTGGCATTGATTGATGGTCCAAGTTTTTACAGGTGTTAATTACTTAGAGCAATACTTTTATTGCCTGAACCATGAGAGTACATGACAGTT
This genomic interval from Zobellia roscoffensis contains the following:
- a CDS encoding putative glycoside hydrolase, coding for MKNNILFKIRSIKTFSTIFCLIAVGFCAYGQQQPPLLTSDGSSFNAQSYFPKFSWETTPMYYHFGDIDRVLEPEEVKFISDRTDFICMEKSHAFHALGDAVLGTKHEVEAFHKIKPDTKVLYYYNSYVAWPFTRFNKNLTPEGIVKDKELAKFLFINPKTGKLLEKSNSIGFSYYFDAMNPEFREWWVQSAVEGIKISGADGIFIDRMNVDVNANYPVDDLTALAEAKGKMMAALREQMGPDKILVGNNAATTKEVFPYCDAFMFEHYNASVTNKENLLKEWGVMERVAKAGKISIYRFGAKGKGKNDITLGATKTIGIEQRSHNQLEFHQACFLIGAQPNSYFQWNWGWNLEDGNLVDYPALQKPLGAPKGSFKRVNPEGWEFTREFEHASVWVDTEARKAKITWH